The Sesamum indicum cultivar Zhongzhi No. 13 linkage group LG6, S_indicum_v1.0, whole genome shotgun sequence genome has a segment encoding these proteins:
- the LOC105163264 gene encoding RAN GTPase-activating protein 1 produces MEVAPLSVKLWPPSQSTRLKLVDRMTKNLVTPSIWSRKYGLLSQKEAEEDAKKIEAAAFDAANQHFAKEPDGDGSSAVQLYAKESSRLMIEVIKRGPVAKADGELSILDKLKEYDGTTFDISGDPRKEIGAGDAEKLLNLLKEPRNKYTKICFSNTSFGREAALVAEPIVSSIKNQLTEVDLSDFVAGRSEEEALEVMNIFSLALEGSVLRYLNLSNNALGEKGIRAFGALLKSQHNLEELYLINDGISEEAAKAVHELIPSTDKLRVLQFHNNMTGDEGAIAISNIVNSSPLLEDFRCSSTRVESEGGIALAKALGTCSHLKKLDLRDNMFGIEAGLALSKALSAFSDLSEIYLSYLNLEDEGCIALSNALEESAPSLEVLDMAGNEITAKAAPALASCIASKQFLAKLNLGENELKDEGAILIAKALEEGHGQLCEVDMNTNLIRRAGARRLATAVVGKPGFTLLNINGNYISDEGIDEVKDIFKNCLNVLGPLDDNDPDGDDFDDEGDEQSGHDELELESKLRGLEIKQEE; encoded by the coding sequence ATGGAAGTTGCCCCGTTGTCTGTGAAATTATGGCCTCCTTCACAAAGTACAAGGCTTAAACTTGTCGATAGGATGACCAAGAATCTTGTGACGCCCTCCATTTGGTCTAGAAAGTATGGTCTCCTGAGTCAGAAAGAAGCTGAGGAGGATGCCAAGAAAATAGAAGCTGCTGCTTTTGATGCAGCGAACCAACATTTTGCAAAGGAACCAGATGGAGATGGAAGTTCTGCAGTGCAATTGTACGCCAAGGAATCCAGTAGGCTCATGATTGAAGTTATCAAACGAGGCCCTGTTGCAAAAGCAGATGGAGAACTTAGTATATTAGACAAATTGAAGGAATATGATGGAACTACTTTTGATATATCTGGAGATCCACGGAAAGAGATTGGTGCAGGTGATGCTGAGAAACTGTTGAACCTCTTGAAGGAGCCTAGAAATAAATACACGAAGATATGTTTTAGCAATACAAGTTTCGGTCGGGAGGCAGCACTAGTTGCTGAGCCTATAGTGTCATCCATTAAGAATCAATTGACTGAAGTTGACCTATCGGATTTTGTGGCTGGAAGGTCTGAGGAGGAAGCTCTTGAAgtcatgaatatattttcattagcCCTGGAAGGTTCTGTATTGCGCTATCTCAACCTGTCCAACAATGCTTTGGGTGAGAAGGGCATCAGGGCATTTGGGGCACTTTTAAAGTCCCAGCATAATTTGGAGGAACTGTACCTGATTAATGATGGCATCTCGGAGGAGGCTGCAAAGGCAGTACATGAGTTAATTCCTTCTACCGATAAACTTAGGGTCCTTCAGTTTCATAACAACATGACTGGAGATGAAGGAGCGATAGCTATATCTAATATAGTGAATAGTTCTCCCTTGCTGGAAGATTTTCGATGCTCATCTACGAGAGTGGAATCAGAGGGAGGTATTGCCTTAGCTAAAGCACTTGGGACATGTAGCCACTTAAAGAAGCTTGATTTGCGAGACAATATGTTTGGTATTGAGGCCGGATTAGCTTTGAGCAAGGCATTATCTGCATTTTCTGATCTATCTGAAATCTACTTGAGCTATTTGAATTTGGAGGATGAGGGGTGTATTGCTCTATCAAATGCCCTAGAGGAATCTGCTCCGTCACTGGAAGTTCTGGATATGGCTGGAAATGAAATCACCGCTAAAGCTGCTCCTGCTCTCGCTTCCTGTATCGCTTCCAAGCAGTTTCTTGCCAAATTGAACTTGGGTGAGAATGAATTGAAGGATGAGGGTGCTATCTTGATTGCCAAGGCACTGGAGGAGGGTCATGGTCAATTATGTGAAGTGGACATGAATACTAATTTGATAAGAAGGGCTGGTGCTAGACGCTTGGCCACAGCTGTTGTGGGTAAACCGGGGTTTACATTGCTGAATATCAATGGAAATTACATATCTGATGAGGGGATTGATGAGGTCAAAGATATATTCAAGAATTGCCTTAATGTTCTTGGTCCTTTGGATGACAATGATCCAGACGGAGACGACTTTGATGACGAGGGGGACGAACAAAGTGGTCACGATGAACTTGAGTTGGAATCCAAACTGAGGGGTCTTGAAATCAAACAGG